In a genomic window of Phragmites australis chromosome 14, lpPhrAust1.1, whole genome shotgun sequence:
- the LOC133891257 gene encoding uncharacterized protein LOC133891257, which yields MAAEMVGMLGSALAQEGVNGVSSYIASKLEDNASRAHIMARLEMALSQLEFALERTGKLPITYISLLRRMKMFKSAYIEGTDLLNKHKLLVVQDRQQEAGQAVTRYPFLERICRAKNLPISSLLGLNKDYLSASVVQIFEWYATCADKFVTDVESGCPLRRDTFRYPLVRRLLEGKTLQYETVNARQLHSFFIWPVRLEERGVEARLVYEYLERDSPEKRFRLRLMLRISEDTDIVGVAIKCLRSLTSQFKLVTESAVGVLTLLPQLQDISDSYAPPLDWSEESYADRTKLWRPDPLCCAGNAVPSHGVPEPVIAIGFCCYISAPDYILHSSTDSVGTNAPPLYLVAGFVPHHICAAPGIVLSYGGKEERVGGSIQQMGEMLRSKAIDCVVRQPEPTVYDLSRHSPHGFARITLRKAGDELAWPKPTAAPARGRSAAKRKRYKFV from the coding sequence ATGGCGGCGGAAATGGTGGGAATGTTGGGTTCAGCCTTAGCTCAGGAGGGCGTGAACGGAGTGTCATCGTACATAGCAAGCAAGCTTGAGGATAACGCGTCCAGAGCACACATCATGGCGAGGCTCGAGATGGCACTGTCGCAGTTGGAGTTTGCTCTCGAGAGGACCGGGAAGCTGCCAATCACATACATCTCGCTGCTTCGTCGCATGAAGATGTTCAAGAGTGCGTACATCGAGGGCACAGACCTGCTCAACAAGCACAAGCTGCTAGTTGTACAAGACAGGCAGCAAGAAGCGGGACAAGCGGTAACGCGCTACCCCTTCCTTGAACGGATTTGTCGTGCTAAAAATCTGCCCATCTCATCTCTCCTTGGCTTGAACAAGGATTACTTGAGTGCTTCTGTTGTCCAAATATTTGAATGGTACGCAACTTGTGCTGACAAGTTTGTAACCGACGTGGAGTCCGGCTGCCCACTCCGCCGCGACACCTTTCGCTACCCCCTTGTCCGGCGACTTCTTGAAGGGAAAACTCTCCAGTATGAAACGGTGAATGCAAGGCAACTGCACAGTTTTTTCATATGGCCTGTGCGTCTAGAAGAGCGTGGCGTAGAGGCACGGCTGGTATATGAATATTTGGAGAGGGACAGTCCAGAAAAACGATTTCGTCTACGTTTGATGCTACGAATCTCGGAAGACACCGACATAGTAGGGGTTGCGATCAAATGCCTGCGGTCATTGACCTCTCAGTTCAAGCTTGTGACTGAATCCGCAGTAGGAGTGCTCACTCTACTGCCTCAGTTGCAAGACATTTCCGACTCCTATGCTCCTCCATTAGATTGGAGTGAAGAATCATACGCTGACCGTACAAAGTTATGGCGCCCAGATCCACTATGTTGCGCTGGCAACGCTGTTCCGTCACATGGAGTTCCAGAGCCAGTTATTGCTATCGGTTTTTGTTGCTATATTTCAGCGCCAGACTACATCTTGCATAGCTCAACTGATTCAGTGGGCACAAACGCACCACCTCTGTATCTGGTGGCTGGCTTCGTGCCTCATCATATCTGTGCAGCTCCGGGGATCGTACTTAGCTACGGAGGCAAAGAAGAACGTGTAGGTGGTAGCATACAACAAATGGGGGAGATGTTAAGATCAAAGGCGATCGATTGTGTCGTTCGTCAGCCAGAGCCGACGGTCTACGATTTGTCTCGGCACTCTCCGCATGGTTTTGCACGCATTACTTTGCGCAAGGCAGGCGACGAGCTAGCATGGCCGAAACCAACGGCAGCTCCAGCACGCGGCCGGAGCGCTGCCAAGAGAAAGCGATACAAGTTTGTTTAG